Within the Anguilla rostrata isolate EN2019 chromosome 6, ASM1855537v3, whole genome shotgun sequence genome, the region ACTGAAAGCAATTCCACATCGTGGGgctaatcatttttaatgcCCTGGAGTAATGGGTAACATTCAGTAAAGAAACTACAATTTTGTTGTGCATTTCAGGACGTACCTAACTAAAATGTATGCATCGTGCAGTAGTAATCTAATACAGTGTCAAATAAAGtgaggtcaagggtcaagggCCTGAGAAGTAGTTTGTAAACTTTTTGAAATTGGCGGTGAGAAGGCAGCAGAATAGAGATTTTGTTTAAAGATTACAGGCCTTCTTGAATAGTAATGATAACCAGATTAATTAGCTGTTGAAAATCTCTTGCTTAAAGTctataatttcattttagcaACTGGTAAATATTGGCGATGTTTATAGTGCTATTATTGATATTTCTTAGCCTGTAAATCAAATGAAGAGTGACTTACAAGGCCATCATGGCAAGAAATGCCACATTCAATCATATCACAGTATCAACAAAAAGCAGGCCAGTGCAGCTGGAAGGGCTGTGTCAAAAAAGATACTTAAACACACTAGaactaaaaaattaaaaagatagTTATACAGTTGTGAATGTTATTGCTTTAATGTTGTGATTAACACTTATCCATAGGAACAACATCAGAATCCATTATATTAATGCAGGCAGAGTTCAGGTATTAACAATGTGTTTATATGGCCAACAATAATATTGTGTTGGCAAAACACTCTTTTATTCACTCTGTATGTCATTCTACGTTTTTCACCTTAAACATGCTATTTTCACAAGTTAACCACAGTAACCACATTTCTAATATGTATTTCATTGTccttaaataaatgatttgagGATTCTAATTACTTGTCAGgatatttaaatgtgaaatgggacaaaaaatctgaatacgTTTGCAACAGAGCAagcatttatgtttattttcaaagtcAGATGTTATGTCAGTTTAGTTTTCCGAATATGTCATTTTTCCAAATgttgaattatttaaaataagtgaGTAGAAAGGTAAGAGTAGATCGCATATTTCAGTTATAATACTGCATATTTTGGCAACTGAAAAGTGAACCTCCCtaaatctgtatttattttgcttttaaattaattaatgttactGAAAAACTGTGAATAGGAGCAACAATTTTCTTGGtttacttttaatattttttggtgtaaaattatatttattgacaGCATTAAAGTTCATAAGGGATAACtttgcaatgtattttaaataaccaGTCAGAGTGTAGTATTGCTGATGCTTAATATTGTATTCAACTTGGGAGTTATGCCCAAGGTGTGATAGAcgaaattttaaattaaagagaCCTTGTTTATGTAGCCTTGAGTACAGTCAACACCACAGCAAAATAGGAAATAAATATTCCCACATCACCACCTTTGaaattcatcaaaaaaaataatagaaaaggTATTGCAAGAGATGAAATGCAGCTGTCTATACCAATAGACCTcattaaaattctgaaatgcaAAGTTtctaataaaatttaaatgatcaaaagtttacaatcaaattttcaaaattcttGCACACGCAAAGGCAGTTTTTGTCTCCAGACAAGCTTTTATGCTTAGGCCAAATCTTCATCTAATACAGAGGCGAAGTAAGCACATTTTCAGGCAGTATGCAAGATCTTCAAGGAATCCCATCCTGACATACGGTATTATGGGCTCAGCACTTTTAGCCTTTTCTGACACATTGGCCAATGTCATTTTTGCTTATACCAGAAGGCCTCAACCATCTCCAGAACCATACTGTACTTCAATGTTGCAATGTCCTTCACCTTACCTCCTTACCACCACACCATGGTTGCATTGGGGACAGACCTTTCACagatttgaattaatttaaagcaTCAAACAGTACAGATGTATTCGAATGACAAATAgatgtgtgtggcctgtgttaAACTAGTGCCAGGTACTGTAAGTACTTACCTGTGGGGAGTAAAGCAGAATATGATGAATGAATGtcaaatataatgtatataaatgtacaaCTATTGAGAATGACACCAGCCACCTTTTGGCCATGACCTGAGCAGAAGCATTCACATGGCCTTCACCGGGTTTCTGTAAAATGCCATCAACCCTGTATGGCTTTGTAAGTGGCTGAAAAATGCACCTCACTGTCCAATTTCAATTCTGAGTTCACGTTTTGGCCCATAGTGGCCATATTATATATCATATAAGGCATTTGTCACTTCGTTATTCCAAGCGCAGTGGGAGCTACTCGCTTAACTGAAATTGAGGCTGGCTTTCctataatatttgttttaattctgtTAAATCTAAAATTACCTTGCAATTCAGTTAACCGCTAAATCAAAACAGCTGTCCCAGATACAGCCCCAAAATGAGCAGCTGATTTTCTTGGCTTTAGCAGTCCAGGTTCATTGCTATTTAGTGGCTGTACCTCGCCTGTAGGCCTATACTGCAGATGATATTGACGCCAAACAAATAAGAATCAAAGACAGACATATCAATGTAACCTCAACCTAATACACCTAATATTCATAACAATCTAGTTGTCACTGTATTCCCTTGAGAGAAATATTCAGGAAAAGTATTTTTGAGAATATAAGAATTAATTTGGAGAATAAACAAATGACCCAATATAGAAATAATCTATTTATAAAATAAGCAAATTGTTCAGAAATGCTGatggaaaatgaattatttttaatgtctgtaAAATCTGTTTGGGGGCGTCTGTAAAATCTGTTAGATATGTCATTAGAAGGTGACATATTTATCTaactttaatttttaattctaATGAATATAATTCAATTACTAATGAATATATTCTGTGATTTTACCccattaaatgttaaatgctgCACCCATGTGGTTTTCAAAGGAAGCTCAACAGATCACTTTTTGTTGGCTTACACTGTAAGGCTTTTTCGTATAGCCACGGATTATGGACCCTCTCTCATTGTTTTCTCGAGcttcagcagctgcagcatATAAATTATTCTTGCACATTTTTTCCTGGCCGTGCCTGATCACCACAGGTAGCCATAAGCTTGAGTTGTGCACAAGTAGGCCGATCGCACATTCACTGTCTTACAGAACTCAACGGAAGTTTCCAAAAGGCTGTTAGCCTTCAGTTgaacccattacattacaggtatttagcagacgctcttatccagagtgacttacacaacgttttacatagtatttacattgtatccatttatacagctggatatacaatatatatatactgaagcaatgcaggttaagtaccttgctcgagggtacaacggcagggtcctactgggaattgaaccagcgatctttaggttacaagacggCCCCCCAGCAAATGAATCAGTCACCAGCACGGTCAAAAGGGTCCCctcaacagtaaggttttatagtTCATTAATACTCTGATAAAACCTTCCATAAATTGTAGCTCTAGTATGTGCAAAGAAATTACCGTTGAAGTGGGATAATTATTTGGATTACGATCCGTGCAAATGTTTGGAAAGCAATCCTCCTTACAGCTTAAGTTTTTCTGGGACATCACTGGTGTGCTGTATGCAGCAGGTTCTGCCTGATTAGATTCCACGTGCTGTTGTTTGGTATGTCATGATACAATCACAATGTTCCATATTTCTCCTATATTTCTCCTTTAGTCTGTAAAATTACccttttattttgatgtattGAGGAATAcatttggagggcactgtaagTATCAATCAGAAGCtacataaattaatgtttttaagggctgagagtctgtggtcattgtggttatttctgtagagaaccctgaaaagtggcaaactcacagtgctgtatatggggcatgccacctcgccaaggtgtaacttggggggatggcatacctgccatccctaTGTCATCTCTAATGCACAAAGGCTCAAGGTTCAAAAATCAGTCTTGTTAGAACGTTCTCCTCTTCTATCCGAGGTATTAATAGTGTGCATAGCCTGCACAGTCATGTCAGTCGACAACTGGAACTTGAGAAACTATCGTCTTCTTTCTAACAGTGACATCTGCTGGTGAATATATTTCATTACACAGTAGATCAAAAAACTCCCTATCATTTCAAAAGCGGTAGAGAGGATGGAAGGAAAACAGGAGCTGGCCCTCTGGttcatggaaaaacagctgGGGTCTGTCTATGATATTATATGAAAAGACAAATATACACAGCAGCATTTTGCTGTGATACATGGGTATGTGTCCTTTGTGGTGGCTACATGAAGTGACTACACCAGGTGTCCCACTTGAATGGGGGCCTTACACATTGCTGGATCATTGGAACTGTAACTGATCCATTCAGAATGCagacttttgtatttttttatttattttattcagtcattcattcattcattcattcatgtgcTGGCTGCTTTACTTTTctaataaagtttttaaaaacacaaatcattGCATTTTGCAGAGAACTTGTAATACTAAAAAAGCAGGTACAAATACAATGAAGAAATACAAGAAGAACGATGGAATTAAAAGTGAAcaaatattgttgttgttgttaataataataataataataataataataataataataataataataataataaatacaacttTAAGGAGTTCTGATGGATATTTTGTCATAGTTATCtaacaataaattattcattttattgtcaATCAATGCATGTGACTTAATGAGTTGTATAACTAAGAAGTTCCATTTAGGTACAGATTTTGAATTTATGTCCATGaatataaaatttgaaaatttttcatgaaaaataagacattttatAACCATTTCAGAACCCTAAAGCAAATTACTGGCTACTTTTTTTGTATGCGGGCTGCTCTGCGGATACGTCTATGTGGAATGACGTCAGTAATCGTCATTTCCGCTTCTTTCCCGGTAGTTACGGAAAAGCTGTCCATCTTGTTCTCCGGCATTAGCAAGAACTGAGAGTTACCAGCACGGAAATTATTGTTAACGTTTGCGGATTTAGTTTCAATTTTGGACATATTATACACATATGTATATCCTTTCAATATTCCGTTAACGATCGTAAATATACAAACGTTGGAACCGGTTTAATGGCGATATATTGAGAAGATCAGGAGTAAACCTGGTTGTAAGCGTAGGCTAGTTTTAAGCTAttcagtagctagctagctatcataGCGGATTATGATGGCAAACAACACGGCTTTAGCGACTGTGAATCAGCCGCAGCAGGCCTTGAATAAACCCGCTGCGTCTGGAAAACACGGAAATGTGTTGCCTTTGTGGGGCAACGAAAAGACAATGAACCTAAACCCAATGATTCTCACGAACGTGCTATCTTCGCCGTATTTCAAGGTGCAACTCTATGAGCTGAAGACTTACCATGAGGTCGTGGACGAAATCTACTTCAAGGTAGCCATCGTCGGTAGCCAGCTTCCCGCTGGTGTTCGCGTAGAGATTTAGCTAGTGTAGCTAGCCAAgctctagctagctagtttcgCTGGCAGTCATTGATGATGGCTGGAGCTAATTATATCGCCCATACGGCTTTTCTTGCTAGCCAACATTAATGCCAGTATTTCATTGTAGCTACCAAATTTCTTATTTTCCGTCTTAATGAGGAGTGAATTAGCAGTGATGCCTGTTACTtaaataacgttagctaacaagcATGCGGAGTGGCAACATATATATCATCGCCACCTAACAGTCCAAGACTGTAGTAATAAATAATTGACGTTTTTATTCAGTTCTGAACGACGATTATTGCCGACAAACCTTCGTGGCTATTAATACGTAGCTAAGCCAAACAAGACTTGCGTATTTACCGTTAGTTATCTGGCTAGCATGCTGTGTGGTCTAAACTGTGTTCCAGTATATTAATGCAGATGTAGCTACCttcaagtaaaataaacaagtaGCGTGAAGGGCTGAACTCACATTTGGTGGTAGTACCTTGTTGACATGACTTTGTTATGCAGGTAACGCACGTAGAGCCGTGGGAGAAAGGCAGTAGGAAAACTGCGGGCCAGACTGGCATGTGCGGAGGGGTAAGTAGAAGTACGTGATTCTGACTCCTTCTGTTAGGTATAGCGCAACAGCTGAAGTAAAATGGAAACGAACATTGATTTCGAAAACATTTCAATTGCAGGTCCGTGGTGTTGGAACCGGAGGCATCGTCTCCACTGCATTCTGTCTACTGTACAAACTTTTTACCCTCAAGCTCACTCGTAAGCAGGTGATGggactcatcacacacacagactcgccCTACATCAGAGCCCTTGGCTTCATGTACATAAGGTTAGCTTCTACTTTGTTTTAACCCTTGAACTTAAATAGCGGACCTGTAATATTAGTCGCATTTCATGTAAATGATGGCTTAATTGTGTGTAAGAAAACATTTGCTTGACATTCATCAttatgaataatgcatgcagtTAAAATGGAGTAATTGTTAACAATCTGTGTTTGACAAAGGTTGAGAAGAGGTTGAGAAGATTGGTACTTTGTGGAAGCACTAACTACTGGTAAAGATTATAGTGCTAGTTTTATAGTGTCATTATAACATACaacaaattatgaattatgaataagTATATAGTAATTTGATATAGTTTTGGATATTGAAGGGCTACCATAATGCTGGTCAAGGGCAAATATTGTTATCGCTTGATATCAGGATAAGAATTTTGTCTGAgatttggtcatttttctttatttgtgcCAGTTTGTAAGAATTGTAATTGCACAGCAGTGACCccattgttgtgtgttttgaaaTAGATATACACAACCCCCAGCTGACCTAGTGGATTGGTTTGACGGCTTCCTTGATGATGAGGAGGTATGTGGAAAAGGGTAATGCCTTTATGGttctattttgtttatttctgaattttgtatttcatttttattgcatgcTACTTGCGGCATGCTGTGCATGTCCTgtgcttcagtaaataaaaaagcagtttgATTACCCAGCTGTGGAGGAATCCCCTCTCTTGTATGTTCTTTCAATGatatttctaaattatgaaAGGCATTTCCCATTTCCTGATCCTATGGCTGTATTAAGCCTGTGTATCAAGTGCTATTTCTGAAATACAGAGGAAACCAGTTTTATTCTTTGAGTGCGTGATTTACAATTCAGTACAGTTTTACTACCTTACGCTTTTTCCCTCCTTTTGCCTCATTTAAATATCTCAATTTTCCTTGTCAATTTTTCGGCCTTGTCAAGGTAAGCtgtaagtttttaaaatgtattacaaactAATTGTTAGGCATGCCCCATTAAAAATGTAGCATTCCTTACCCGTTGTGAAATTAACATCTATTTAAATTCCTAAATTTGTTAGACATGATGTGACtgataaattataatttaaagtAGTGTTTCccttacattattcattttatataagaaaaatataagGAAATGAATCAGTGCTAGTCCTTCATTGACTAGGATGCAACTGTCATATTTAGACATACGACTCCATTTTCTAAAGCATTTGTGTGATCTTTTCTTTATTGTGATTGGCCAATTTCCAAGTTTACCTGTTTAATAATTCTCCTGTACAGCAGGTGAATTGGAGGTTGTCTGCACAATTAATTTATGCTTCATTTCAAGCGGCTGTTGGCATTTGGCGCTTGTTTCTGTGCAGCTGGTATGAGCCCTCTTCTATGTGCTTGCGCTGTAGGTTGACTCCTGACAATAGCTGGCTAAAGACCTGAATGGTGAGGTGACGCGTGAAGGAAGGAAATGTTGCGGTAATGACCCTTAATGAAAAGAGTGgtcattgaattatttttttttatagcgcTGGTATGCCTTATAAAAACACAGCTGCCGTTCTATTGTTCTAGCAATTTTCAGAGCCTGTTATATAAATGCCGTGCTGGGAGTTAAACCATACCActagacacatttttatttcttgtacACTGTTTTCATCTCATGCTCAACAAAAAGACACAGGTAGGTACTTGGTGGATACACCAAGTTTTTGACTCGACATATCATTAACAGTTACTGTCTGCGAGGCTTTGGAAGGGATCGATAGCTAGACAGTGAGAAAGCCAGCGTAGGCTTGGTTCCTGGGAGCCTGTCATAAAGGCCTGGGTGTGACCTGTTTTTTCCAGGAGCTGGACGTGAAGGCCGGAGGTGGTTGCGTCATGACCATCGGAGAGATGCTGCGCTCCTTCTTAACCAAGCTGGAGTGGTTCTCCACTTTGTTCCCACGCATTCCTGTGCCTGTCCAGAAGGCCATTGACCACCAGATGAAGAGCCGGCCCAGGAAGGTCCCTCAGCCTGAGTTCCAGGAGCCGACCCCGGAGGAGCCCGCACGGCAGGCCGTACGCCGGCGCTCCAGGTGGGTGTCGCTCGCTCCAAGCTGAACACTCAACAGAGGGAGTCCTTTTCATGGAAAACTATGCAGCTCGGGGGCTAGTCCTGTTAAGACCTTGTTTCAGAGGGTGATTGCACCCCACAGACATATCAAATCATGTGCTATCTATGGGCAACAGTATTACAAAAATGGGCGAGGAAAATGGTTGTGaaaaagataacattttttgtGAGAAGGCATTAGGTGGACTTGGGCTCGTACCGGAATTTTCCAGCTGTACCGTTTTCCTTGCAGGACTCCCAGGAGGACGCCGAGCCCTCGCCGGTCCCCGAAGAGGTCAAGGAGCAGGAGCCACCACCGCGAGGGCCGGGGGAGAGCCAGCTTTGACcgggagctggagagggagcgggacCGGCAGAGGAAGGAGCGGGACGTCGGGGACaaggacagagacagggggCACAGGGGGGACAGGGGTGGGGACAAAGACCGGCGGCGCTCCCTCAGCCTGGAGCGCCGGCGCAGCCGGAGCAGGGAGCGGCGGCGAAGCCAGAGCGCCGGCCGCGACAAGAAGAACGACCGccgggagaaggagaaggagagggagcgggagggcGAGGGCAACCGGAGCCGGAGGAAAGACCGCGACCACAAAGACAGGGacggagagcgggagagggaggagcggTCCAAGGACAGAAGGCATAaagaggacagggaggagaagagagagagggaggagaggaaagcaaAGAGAGCCAGCCGAAGCaagagcagggaggggagacGCAGGAGCGAGAGCAAGGGCCGGGCGGACAGGGAGGCTAGGAAGAGAGACGGCAGCCGGAGCAAGGAGCGGTCGAGCAAGCGCTCCAGCGCAGAGCGGGCACACAGACGCAGCCGCAGCAAAGAGCGGTCCAACAAGCGCAGCCACAGCAAGGAGCGGTCTCACAAGAGCAACAGCAGCATCGAGCCTTCACACAAGCGCAGCCGCAGCAAGGAGCGGTTGCACAAGAGCAACAGCAGCATCGAGCCTTCACACAAGCGCAGCCACAGCAAGGAGCGGTCTCACAAGAGCAACAGCAGCATCGAGCCTTCACACAAGCGCAGCCGCAGCAAGGAGCGGTCGACCAAGCACAGCGGCAGCAAGGAGCGGTCAAACAAGCGCAGCGGCAGCAAAGAGCGGTCGAACAAGCGCAGCGGCAGCAAGGAGCGGTCAAACAAGCGCAGCGGCAGCAAAGAGCGGTCGAGGAAGAGTAGCCGCAGCAAAGAGCGGTCAGACAAGCGAAGCCGCAGCAAGGAGCGGTCACACAAGCGCAGCAGCAGTATAGAGCGGTCGAACAGGCACAGCGGTAGCGAAGAGCCCAAACGTAGCCACAGCAAAGAGCCGTCGCTCCAGAAGGAGCCCACCAAGGGGAACGGGCTCAGTAAAGACGAGCGCGAAAGGAGTGTAAGCTCAGAGCGAAAGGAAGGATCACTGGACAGCTAAACAGAATCAACTTGGGACTCCCCATGCAATCCCAGAGTTACTCAGTGGTGGATTTCTCCAGGAAAAGTCTCACCATTGCAGACTCGTTGGCCGGTGTAGTGTAGTCCATTTCAAAAGAGATGATGcaaaagttttaatttttttatgaaacgttttttgtcctcatgatccaGCTTTGTAAATAAAggtctgaaaatgttttaaatccaATGGAGCAACCACACTGGGTTAATTTGTACAAGGTACCCAAGTTCGTTGAAATTGTGAGGTTTGATTTCAAACTacttgtgtttcagtgttttttttcctaataaAATACTTTCTTGAAAGGAGAAATTGCTGTTGTCATATGAATTGCTGTTGAAAGCAGTAACTTTTGGCTCAAATGAGGCAGTATTGGTTTGAGGTTTCATAACGTGCAAAATGACCAGAGCTATT harbors:
- the LOC135256607 gene encoding pre-mRNA-splicing factor 38B-like, whose amino-acid sequence is MMANNTALATVNQPQQALNKPAASGKHGNVLPLWGNEKTMNLNPMILTNVLSSPYFKVQLYELKTYHEVVDEIYFKVTHVEPWEKGSRKTAGQTGMCGGVRGVGTGGIVSTAFCLLYKLFTLKLTRKQVMGLITHTDSPYIRALGFMYIRYTQPPADLVDWFDGFLDDEEELDVKAGGGCVMTIGEMLRSFLTKLEWFSTLFPRIPVPVQKAIDHQMKSRPRKVPQPEFQEPTPEEPARQAVRRRSRTPRRTPSPRRSPKRSRSRSHHREGRGRASFDRELERERDRQRKERDVGDKDRDRGHRGDRGGDKDRRRSLSLERRRSRSRERRRSQSAGRDKKNDRREKEKEREREGEGNRSRRKDRDHKDRDGEREREERSKDRRHKEDREEKREREERKAKRASRSKSREGRRRSESKGRADREARKRDGSRSKERSSKRSSAERAHRRSRSKERSNKRSHSKERSHKSNSSIEPSHKRSRSKERLHKSNSSIEPSHKRSHSKERSHKSNSSIEPSHKRSRSKERSTKHSGSKERSNKRSGSKERSNKRSGSKERSNKRSGSKERSRKSSRSKERSDKRSRSKERSHKRSSSIERSNRHSGSEEPKRSHSKEPSLQKEPTKGNGLSKDERERSVSSERKEGSLDS